In one Brevibacillus composti genomic region, the following are encoded:
- a CDS encoding YdcF family protein → MNAPQRKSKENAANETRKKSRGRILIRALAVLLAIAGCWTGYLLWKMERTIQEAVPRQADVAIILGAAVWGDRPSPGLRERLDGALELYREGYVPYLLVSGGLGEGKTSTEAAVMRNYLMEQGVPEEHILLEHRARDTYENLKFSREIMRENGLSRALVVSHDYHLARAIDIARRLEIDASPVGVTSHVLYGPFHIAREVLAFTKWHLSSLFL, encoded by the coding sequence ATGAATGCGCCGCAGAGGAAATCGAAGGAAAACGCTGCAAACGAAACGAGAAAAAAGAGCCGGGGCCGCATCCTCATTCGCGCGCTCGCCGTCTTGCTGGCCATCGCCGGATGCTGGACGGGGTACTTGCTGTGGAAAATGGAACGAACCATTCAGGAGGCCGTTCCGCGGCAGGCGGACGTCGCCATCATCCTCGGCGCCGCCGTGTGGGGAGACCGACCCAGTCCCGGCCTTCGCGAACGGCTGGACGGCGCATTGGAGCTGTATCGGGAGGGGTATGTACCGTATCTGCTCGTCTCCGGCGGCCTGGGAGAGGGAAAAACCTCTACCGAAGCCGCTGTGATGAGAAACTATTTGATGGAGCAAGGCGTGCCGGAGGAGCATATCCTGCTGGAGCACCGGGCGCGGGATACCTATGAGAATCTGAAGTTTAGCCGGGAAATCATGAGGGAAAACGGGCTCTCCCGCGCACTCGTCGTCAGCCATGACTACCATCTCGCCCGGGCGATCGACATCGCCCGCCGCCTGGAGATCGACGCTTCGCCCGTCGGCGTCACCTCTCATGTGCTGTACGGCCCTTTTCATATAGCAAGAGAGGTGCTGGCTTTCACCAAATGGCACCTCTCGTCGCTCTTCCTCTGA
- the dnaI gene encoding primosomal protein DnaI: MESISEFMQELAKRTPRNLLTPEQQLDKMLRSSSYLQAFQEAHPELTREDYLKALSSVYTAVKEQYWCERCPGLDKCPNLVKGHRNRLELVQGTIVSPISPCEKQQVYEEDQRRRRLMRSYSISEETLQASFEKLELDAGNRAAVAAGLQFCEKVGSGEKIKGLYLHGPFGVGKSYLMGAVARELSERNIASLMVYVPDFVREMKDSLSDQSHASKLEVLKDVPVLILDDIGAENLTPWVRDEIIGVILNHRVNNHLPTLFTSNYSLEELEEHMSISNGNRIEKTKAARVLERIRHYVEVFAIMRKNQRIES; encoded by the coding sequence ATGGAATCCATCAGTGAGTTTATGCAAGAGCTGGCCAAGCGGACCCCGCGGAATCTGCTCACGCCGGAGCAGCAGCTGGACAAGATGCTTCGCTCCTCCAGCTATCTCCAGGCTTTTCAAGAGGCGCATCCCGAGCTGACCCGCGAGGATTATCTAAAAGCGTTGTCGAGTGTCTATACAGCGGTCAAGGAGCAGTATTGGTGCGAGCGCTGCCCGGGGCTGGACAAGTGTCCCAATCTGGTCAAAGGCCATCGCAACCGGCTGGAGCTGGTGCAGGGGACGATCGTAAGCCCGATCTCTCCTTGCGAGAAGCAGCAGGTGTACGAGGAAGACCAGCGGCGCCGCAGACTGATGCGCAGCTACTCGATCTCCGAGGAGACGCTGCAGGCCAGCTTTGAGAAATTGGAGCTGGACGCGGGGAATCGGGCTGCCGTCGCGGCCGGACTGCAATTTTGCGAAAAGGTCGGGTCGGGGGAAAAGATCAAAGGCTTGTACTTGCACGGGCCGTTTGGCGTCGGCAAAAGCTATCTGATGGGGGCGGTTGCCCGCGAGCTGTCCGAGCGCAACATCGCCTCGCTGATGGTGTATGTCCCCGATTTTGTGCGGGAGATGAAGGACTCGCTCTCGGACCAATCCCACGCGAGCAAGCTGGAGGTGCTGAAAGACGTACCGGTGCTCATCCTGGATGACATCGGCGCAGAGAACCTGACGCCGTGGGTGCGCGACGAGATCATCGGGGTGATCCTGAACCACCGCGTCAACAATCACCTGCCGACTTTGTTCACCTCCAACTACTCGCTGGAGGAGCTGGAGGAGCATATGTCGATCTCCAACGGCAACCGGATCGAAAAAACAAAGGCGGCCCGCGTCTTGGAGCGGATCCGCCACTATGTCGAAGTATTTGCGATCATGCGGAAGAATCAGCGCATCGAGAGCTGA
- the nrdR gene encoding transcriptional regulator NrdR has product MRCPFCEYNGTRVLDSRPFNHNKSIRRRRECEKCERRFTTFEVVEETPLLIIKKDGTREEFSREKVLRGLVRACEKRPVTLEELENVVNEIERELRSCGQAEIPSKDVGEKVMERLYHVDEVAYVRFASVYRQFKDINVFMKELEELLSQARGSGE; this is encoded by the coding sequence ATGCGATGTCCGTTTTGTGAATATAATGGGACTAGAGTCCTAGATTCCCGCCCTTTTAATCATAATAAATCGATTCGCCGCAGAAGAGAATGCGAAAAATGCGAGCGCCGTTTCACGACATTTGAAGTGGTGGAAGAGACCCCTCTCTTGATTATCAAAAAGGACGGCACGAGGGAAGAGTTCAGCCGCGAGAAGGTGCTGCGCGGACTGGTGCGCGCCTGTGAAAAGCGTCCCGTGACGCTGGAGGAGCTGGAGAACGTCGTCAATGAGATCGAGCGGGAGCTGCGCAGCTGCGGACAGGCCGAAATTCCCAGCAAGGACGTCGGCGAAAAAGTGATGGAGCGGCTCTACCATGTGGATGAGGTGGCCTATGTGCGCTTCGCCTCTGTCTACCGCCAGTTTAAAGATATCAACGTCTTCATGAAGGAACTGGAGGAGCTGCTGTCGCAAGCGCGAGGCAGCGGGGAGTAG
- a CDS encoding HD-GYP domain-containing protein, with amino-acid sequence MRFVSIRHAQPGMKVGRTVFTEDGKVLLGVGMTLTERLIQGLVRSGVDSLYIDDPRTEDIVVEDVIRPETRQVAVETIEKTVKQITNSNKLARKISLKEMGLHFQQAFGSILDDLMQNKQMVTHLANISTHSPSLYHHSVNVAVLATAVGMSIGYNRSQLIELGVGAMLHDIGKVQLPAELLQKKERWNEAEMEIAKQHCMLGFNLLRKEHDISLLSAHICLQHHERLDGSGYPQGLKGKNIHEYAQIVGICDIYDSLTSPRPWRKRYMPQDALEYLMGAGGHLFEHRLINAFRSHIAIFPIGSSVVLNTGEVGVVCRVDPDYCHRPTIRIIKDGRGNDVRISYDLDLKENLKLFITGFEDDQLFSISDLTGTVS; translated from the coding sequence ATGAGATTCGTGTCAATCAGACATGCGCAACCCGGGATGAAAGTGGGACGTACGGTCTTTACCGAGGACGGCAAAGTATTGCTGGGCGTCGGCATGACCCTCACAGAGCGCCTGATTCAGGGACTGGTTCGCTCTGGCGTCGACTCCCTGTACATAGACGATCCGCGGACAGAGGACATCGTGGTAGAAGATGTCATCCGCCCGGAGACCCGTCAGGTAGCAGTAGAGACGATCGAGAAAACCGTCAAGCAAATTACGAATTCCAATAAACTGGCCCGCAAAATCTCGCTCAAGGAGATGGGCCTTCACTTCCAACAGGCGTTTGGCTCGATTTTGGACGATCTGATGCAAAACAAGCAAATGGTAACTCATCTGGCCAACATCTCGACGCATTCCCCATCCCTTTACCATCACTCGGTAAACGTGGCCGTGCTCGCGACGGCGGTGGGCATGTCCATCGGATACAACCGCAGCCAACTGATCGAGCTCGGTGTCGGGGCGATGCTGCATGATATCGGCAAAGTGCAGTTGCCCGCTGAATTGCTGCAGAAAAAAGAGCGCTGGAACGAAGCGGAGATGGAAATCGCCAAGCAGCACTGCATGCTCGGATTCAACCTTTTGCGCAAAGAGCATGACATCTCGCTCCTCTCCGCCCACATCTGTCTGCAGCACCATGAACGGCTCGACGGCAGCGGCTATCCGCAAGGCCTGAAGGGCAAGAATATTCATGAATATGCACAAATTGTCGGGATCTGCGACATCTATGACTCGCTCACCTCCCCGCGTCCCTGGCGCAAGCGCTACATGCCGCAGGACGCCCTCGAATACCTGATGGGAGCGGGCGGCCATCTGTTCGAGCATCGGCTGATTAATGCCTTCCGCAGCCACATCGCCATTTTCCCCATCGGGAGCAGCGTCGTGCTCAATACCGGTGAGGTCGGCGTCGTCTGCCGGGTCGATCCGGACTACTGCCATCGCCCGACGATCCGGATCATTAAAGACGGGCGGGGAAATGACGTAAGAATCAGCTATGATCTGGACCTGAAGGAAAACCTCAAGCTGTTTATCACCGGCTTCGAGGACGACCAGCTGTTCTCCATCAGCGATCTGACAGGGACAGTATCGTAA
- a CDS encoding replication initiation and membrane attachment family protein translates to MSRLVWNELTPKDRYVVRMKRPLSFAELGYVTQLYLPIIGSDSFSLYMLLVHEVQEESGAAVESTHRNLMLISGHSLDRLLSARERLEALGLLTVRRRENLQRDYFYEYLVKPPLTPHEFFADYVLSLMLLNKVENIRYLQLRQKYADPLGAALDQEYTITDNITKDFHEVFQSLKPSELEVHRGSEREHFLSDLEKRYPAAPMEAAFEPSVDHPLSLSSLRHYLPDNAKADQVFSRDGVELLYKLHHFYQLDSWGLGQELRDWTLYRPDGSLDSEILRKRLIQRYTDGKLSRTLPKPIPGEEEWGPGQLPEAGSEMFVRICRQLSPLILLEKVVGGRVSKVFLERAETLVFHDGMTSEVVNALLLHTLSSMQMELPKAYLETIRDSWKAKRIATVDEAVRQILDRAEQKAQHVEKTKTSKASKETPLRRNGRAVLQDKLPASVEWQLSQEREPRPQQEAPNQVKTIEDDPELKKMLESLRKRKKGV, encoded by the coding sequence ATGAGTCGTCTCGTGTGGAACGAATTGACACCCAAGGATCGCTATGTGGTACGGATGAAAAGACCGCTCAGCTTTGCGGAGCTGGGCTATGTCACGCAGCTTTATCTGCCGATCATCGGTTCCGATTCGTTTTCCCTCTACATGCTGCTCGTGCATGAGGTGCAAGAGGAGAGCGGGGCGGCCGTGGAAAGCACGCACCGCAATCTGATGCTGATCAGCGGCCATTCGCTGGACCGGCTGCTGTCGGCCCGCGAGCGCCTGGAAGCACTCGGCCTGTTGACGGTTCGCCGCCGGGAGAACCTGCAGCGGGACTATTTTTATGAATACCTGGTCAAGCCCCCGCTGACGCCGCATGAATTTTTTGCCGATTACGTATTGTCACTCATGCTCTTGAACAAAGTCGAAAATATACGCTACCTGCAGCTCCGGCAAAAGTATGCCGATCCCCTCGGAGCGGCTCTGGATCAGGAGTACACGATCACGGACAACATCACCAAAGATTTTCACGAAGTGTTTCAATCCTTGAAACCTTCCGAGCTGGAGGTGCATCGCGGCTCGGAGCGGGAGCATTTCCTCTCCGACCTGGAGAAGCGCTATCCGGCCGCACCGATGGAGGCCGCGTTTGAGCCGTCTGTGGATCATCCGCTGAGCCTCTCTTCGCTCCGCCATTATCTCCCGGACAATGCCAAGGCCGATCAGGTCTTTTCCCGTGATGGGGTAGAGCTGCTGTACAAGCTGCATCATTTCTACCAGCTGGACAGCTGGGGATTGGGCCAGGAGCTGCGGGACTGGACGCTCTACCGCCCGGACGGCTCGCTGGACAGCGAGATTCTGCGCAAGCGGCTGATTCAGCGGTACACGGACGGCAAGCTGTCACGGACTCTGCCGAAGCCCATTCCCGGGGAGGAAGAGTGGGGGCCGGGACAATTGCCCGAGGCAGGCAGCGAGATGTTCGTGCGGATCTGCCGTCAGCTCTCGCCGCTCATCCTCCTGGAAAAGGTGGTCGGCGGCCGGGTGAGCAAGGTATTTTTGGAGCGCGCCGAGACGCTGGTCTTTCACGACGGGATGACCAGCGAGGTCGTCAATGCGCTCTTGCTCCATACGCTGAGCAGCATGCAGATGGAGCTGCCCAAGGCCTATCTGGAGACGATCCGCGACAGCTGGAAGGCCAAGCGGATTGCGACGGTAGACGAAGCCGTGCGGCAGATCCTGGACCGCGCCGAGCAAAAGGCGCAGCACGTCGAAAAAACGAAGACATCCAAGGCTTCCAAGGAGACGCCTCTCAGGCGCAACGGCCGTGCCGTCCTGCAGGACAAGCTGCCGGCCTCCGTCGAATGGCAGCTGTCGCAGGAGCGGGAGCCGAGACCGCAGCAGGAGGCGCCGAATCAGGTGAAGACGATCGAGGATGATCCGGAGCTGAAAAAGATGCTGGAATCCCTGCGTAAGCGGAAGAAAGGAGTGTGA